DNA sequence from the Cucumis melo cultivar AY chromosome 6, USDA_Cmelo_AY_1.0, whole genome shotgun sequence genome:
attaaagaaattaaaaaaaaaaaaaaaaagagaatgatTCAAGACTGTGCTGAGTTCATTACACTCTTGGGGGATGGTCCGAGTCTCATTGAAACTATCTAATGTATGCTTGTGGTGGTTGTGATTGTATCTATGATGGGATCTACAAAGCCTGCATTTCCAGATTGGTCTGCCCATTCCCCATGTTCGAAGACGATGTTGTGCCTTCATCATCATTTTCTGACTTCATTTCTTGAACTGGTGGGGGGTTAACTATTGTCATTGGCACCGCAAAGTTATCGGCTAGACGTCCCTTCATCTCCCGGTGTTCTTGGCATAAAGCACACCAATGCAGGCAGCAATGTGTCATGCAAGGATCACATGGGGAGTTCTGCAAATCAGCAGTACAATTAATTAGTAGCATACAGCACGTTCTGTAAAAACATACGATTGTAACAACTGTCTCGACTCCATGAAGCATTGATTAGTAAGATGATGGTCTCCAACTTTTGAGATGTTGATCACACATGTTTAAAAGAAGAGGATGATTGTTCGAGCTATTCAAGCTCTTCCCCATAACGGAAGGTTATTACTTTCAGGTTTGACGAGGTTGATATTCTGGTGTTAACAGCTTTCGAGAATGAAAACGTTTTAAACAATATATCCAATGCAATCCGCAAACTTTTCTTATGTGGGGATATTTTTTCCTCGTATAACACATGAGAGGACACTTCAGGATCCACGAAACACAAAGCGAACAATTCTAGAACAAGTGATGTTTTAATTCAATGTGCttaacaatcatatatatatatatatagttaataatcAAGGCTGAAAGAAATTGTTATGCACATAAACAGAACATTACCTTAAGATGATACTTCTTCTGCAAAGATTGGCGGACGAGTCCAGTGTAAATGCCACACATCCACCAGGTAAACAATAATCCCTCACAAATGAGAAACGATGTGTTTGGATCAATGCAATGGAACGCTGCAGTTGCTGTCGCCAAGGCAATGCCACCTTCAACAAATATAGCATGACAAACACATGGCCTCGTCCAATCCATATCATCGTCTCTCAAGCTTTCGACATTGCGGCCAAACAAAACACATGGACAAAACAGCCCAGTCCAGCCTGTAAGCATGAAATGGGAATATGTAATGAGTAACGCCAATTGTATAATTGCAGAAGTT
Encoded proteins:
- the LOC103483979 gene encoding cell number regulator 6 translates to MGDGAAPSRYVKLKKDQAPLEDIKPGELNQPIEVPQLNVRKCNECGQPLPESFEPPADEPWTTGIFGCAEDPQSCWTGLFCPCVLFGRNVESLRDDDMDWTRPCVCHAIFVEGGIALATATAAFHCIDPNTSFLICEGLLFTWWMCGIYTGLVRQSLQKKYHLKNSPCDPCMTHCCLHWCALCQEHREMKGRLADNFAVPMTIVNPPPVQEMKSENDDEGTTSSSNMGNGQTNLEMQAL